The Psilocybe cubensis strain MGC-MH-2018 chromosome 7, whole genome shotgun sequence genome has a window encoding:
- a CDS encoding Protoheme IX farnesyltransferase, mitochondrial, with amino-acid sequence MQSNATPSPKSRSLRANIAELAHRPLVLPTASDASASGKSALAAFKEVEKPTGIKLLKVYNQLAKSNLTILVVLTSMSGVALSPFPATIPVLLATALGTVLCSASANTLNQLQEVPFDAQMARTRMRPFVRRAITPLHGLGFAITTGIAGPAILWGMTNATTACLGLANIVLYAGGYTWLKRRSIANTWVGAVVGGIPPLMGWTACGGRLLPETWTLESLPLFLPPFIADAASMPVPVADLTTLDNPLAPFAFFMFLFSWQFFHFMPLSHIVRHSYAQAGYHMLAVFDQRKNALVALRHTLLLVPVCSVLFPISGLTTWWFAATTLVPNAICARGAWRFWQKGGEKEARVLFQQSLWYLPVVMGLMMFHKQGMSWLEWLGIVDKEENINTVET; translated from the coding sequence ATGCAGTCAAACGCGACGCCATCACCCAAAAGTAGAAGTCTACGAGCTAATATAGCAGAACTAGCCCACCGACCTCTAGTTCTGCCCACAGCTTCCGATGCATCAGCCAGCGGGAAAAGCGCCTTGGCTGCATTCAAGGAAGTGGAAAAGCCAACGGGGATCAAATTGCTCAAGGTGTACAACCAACTTGCGAAATCTAATCTCACAATTTTGGTCGTGCTCACCTCGATGTCGGGTGTTGCTTTATCCCCCTTTCCTGCGACGATACCGGTACTGCTAGCGACGGCACTCGGCACCGTGCTCTGCTCGGCCTCTGCGAACACGCTGAACCAGCTGCAGGAGGTGCCGTTTGACGCGCAGATGGCGCGGACCAGGATGCGCCCGTTCGTGCGGAGGGCGATTACACCTCTGCACGGCCTCGGGTTCGCAATCACCACCGGAATTGCGGGGCCAGCGATTCTGTGGGGCATGACGAATGCGACGACGGCGTGTCTAGGGCTCGCGAACATTGTGCTGTACGCCGGAGGATATACCTGGCTGAAGCGCAGGAGCATCGCGAACACCTGGGTTGGCGCGGTGGTCGGTGGTATTCCACCTCTGATGGGATGGACCGCATGCGGCGGGCGCCTGTTGCCTGAAACGTGGACACTGGAGTCGCTACCGCTGTTCCTGCCCCCGTTTATCGCAGACGCGGCGTCCATGCCCGTGCCAGTAGCCGATCTGACAACGCTGGACAACCCGTTGGCGCCGTTCGCGTTCTTTATGTTCCTGTTCAGCTGGCAGTTCTTCCACTTCATGCCGCTGTCGCACATCGTGCGGCACTCGTACGCGCAGGCGGGGTACCATATGCTGGCGGTATTTGACCAGCGGAAGAACGCGCTCGTCGCACTGCGACACACACTGCTGCTGGTGCCAGTGTGCAGCGTGCTGTTCCCAATATCGGGGCTGACGACATGGTGGTTTGCGGCGACAACACTGGTGCCGAACGCGATATGTGCGCGCGGGGCATGGCGGTTCTGGCAAAAGGGcggggagaaggaggcgcGGGTTCTCTTTCAGCAGAGTCTATGGTACCTGCCTGTAGTGATGGGCCTGATGATGTTCCACAAGCAGGGCATGTCGTGGCTTGAATGGCTCGGAATAGTCGATAAGGAGGAAAACATAAACACTGTAGAGACTTGA
- a CDS encoding Acyl-CoA dehydrogenase family member 11, translating into MRIEEGFHPTPFTEDNAYTADPVLPSLLKRVLPRSVFKEVVPDLERCGHEVVTSLRTLSDSGKVFPPKLLQYDQWGRRIDDLQTSEGWRELKAISQREGIPGIFYERKFGEHSRVYGFAKMMVMVGDSNEIFCPMSMTDGTARVIELLGSPEMKRDILPRLISRDPAHAFTSGQWMTERPGGSDISLTETKAISTGQASIYGPKYTLDGVKWFSSATDSEVSVALARTGSQQDGSRGLSLFLVPLRLPLLRTPSDPVPSPISNNILVHRLKNKVGTHILPTAELSLESTEGYLIGELGKGVKNISPVLNITRLWSATASIGNLRKCLAIATSYAKVRAIHSGTVLLIDTPIHVEQLASVNILYRALTHLTFGVVGLLGKVESGGATPDEERRLRMLTPVAKAYAAEKACAGMEEAMAAMGGAGYMEENGIGRSIRDALVEKIWEGTIVVLALDLVRVAQDKACMQAFVTWSNGIFKSCPSDFAKQISSEMRILQEAIHEFAPSYNKPMKPLVPRPAIMLAGAITSSIYLLEHAIWSYKNSEPSSTLDMEVFKRWVVDSGLEANVQSLKRSKADTGERVKINSSLVFGVGAQKEQAKL; encoded by the exons ATGCGCATTGAAGAGGGATTCCACCCA ACACCATTCACAGAGGATAATGCATATACCGCGGATCCCGTTCTCCCAAGCTTATTAAAGCGTGTGTTGCCCAGAAG TGTGTTCAAAGAGGTTGTGCCGGACCTAGAGCGCTGTGGTCATGAGGTCGTAACCT CCCTGCGGACGCTGAGCGACAGCGGCAAGGTCTTCCCCCCTAAACTGCTCCAGTACGATCAGTGGGGACGCCGTATCGATGACCTACAAACTAGTGAAGGCTGGCGCGAGCTCAAAGCCATCTCTCAGCGAGAAGGGATCCCAGGCATTTTTTACGAGCGCAAATTTGGAGAACACAGTCGTGTGTACGGATTTGCTAAGATGATGGTTATGGTCGGCGATTCTAACGAA ATTTTCTGTCCGATGAGTATGACGGATGGTACTGCAAGAGTGATCGAACTTCTTGGTTCACCAGAAATGAAACGAGATATCCTTCCCCGTCTCATAAG CCGTGATCCCGCACACGCGTTTACTTCCGGGCAATGGATGACTGAA CGTCCAGGAGGCTCAGATATCTCGCTCACAGAGACAAAGGCTATTTCTACAGGACAGGCATCCATTTACGGTCCCAAATACACTCTAGACGGTGTTAAATGGTTCTCGAGTGCCACCGACAGCGAAGTTTCAGTCGCTCTGGCTAGAACGGGTTCGCAGCAAGACGGCTCAAGGGGACTGTCCCTGTTCCTCGTCCCCCTCCGACTGCCTCTGCTTCGAACCCCATCTGACCCTGTACCATCTCCCATCAGCAACAACATCCTTGTCCACCGCCTCAAGAATAAAGTCGGCACACACATCTTACCCACCGCAGAACTCTCACTGGAATCCACAGAAGGATACCTCATAGGCGAATTGGGAAAAGGTGTCAAGAACATTTCGCCAGTGCTCAATATCACGCGTCTGTGGTCTGCAACCGCGTCGATAGGAAACCTCCGCAAATGTCTCGCTATCGCCACTTCCTACGCGAAAGTACGCGCCATTCACAGCGGgacggtgttgttgataGATACCCCTATCCACGTCGAACAATTGGCCTCTGTCAACATCCTGTATCGTGCGTTGACGCACTTGACGTTTGGCGTTGTGGGCTTGTTGGGGAAAGTGGAAAGTGGGGGTGCGACGCCGGACGAGGAGCGCAGATTGCGGATGTTGACGCCGGTGGCGAAGGCGTATGCTGCGGAGAAGGCGTGTGCGGGTATGGAGGAAGCTATGGCTGCTATGGGAGGTGCTGGCTATATGGAAGAGAATGGGATTGGGCGATCGATCAGGGATGCTTTGGTGGAGAA GATCTGGGAAGGAACTATTGTTGTGTTGGCGCTTGACCTCGTTCGAGTCGCACAAGATAAAGCTTGCATGCAGGCCTTCGTCACT TGGTCGAACGGTATCTTCAAGTCGTGTCCTTCAGATTTTGCAAAACAAATTTCTTCAGAAATGAGAATTCTCCAAGAAGCCATTCACGAATTTGCACCATCTTACAATAAGCCTATGAAACCTCTCGTCCCGCGACCTGCCATCATGCTTGCTGGGGCGATAACCTCCAGCATATATCTCTTGGAACATGCGATCTGGTCGTATAAGAATTCGGAGCCTTCAAGTACCCTGGACATGGAAGTGTTCAAAAGATGGGTAGTCGATAGCGGTTTAGAAGCGAATGTCCAGTCGCTCAAGAGATCCAAAGCGGACACTGGAGAAAGGGTGAAGATCAATTCGTCGTTGGTGTTCGGTGTCGGTGCACAGAAGGAACAGGCGAAACTGTAA
- a CDS encoding 26S proteasome non-ATPase regulatory subunit 9 produces the protein MSSNPPEATSPSPSPSPADHARALMARKDEIESELQEQIDILKSNNVTMDTPLVDAEGFPRADIDLWVVRTARKRVIELRNDLRALMDEIAGALEKVYDPSVPSPSLRNGVASSSAVPTKPFARVEAVAPGSPSAEAALQRGDLVLKFGGLDHNSFQSSSLQPIAELVAASENRAIRILVSRDNVTKALTLTPRKNWGGRGTLGCHIVPYTAS, from the exons ATGTCATCCAACCCACCCGAAgccacatctccatctccatctccatctccagcaGACCACGCACGCGCTCTAATGGCGCGCAAAGACGAAATCGAAAGCGAACTGCAAGAACAAATCGACATCCTCAAATCCAACAATGTCACAATGGACACACCCCTCGTCGACGCAGAGGGCTTCCCGCGCGCGGACATTGACCTGTGGGTTGTGCGTACCGCGCGCAAGCGGGTTATTGAGCTGCGGAACGATTTGAGAGCGCTGATGGATGAGATTGCGGGGGCGCTGGAGAAGGTGTACGACCCTTCTGTGCCGAGCCCGAGCTTGCGGAATGGTGTGGCGAGTAGTAGTGCTGTGCCTACGAAGCCGTTTGCGAGGGTCGAAGCTGTTGCACCTGGGAGCCCATCCGCTGAGGCA GCCTTGCAGCGCGGAGATCTGGTGCTCAAGTTTGGAGGGCTTGATCACAACTCGTTCCAGTCGAGCTCTCTGCAACCTATAGCCGAGCTCGTGGCAGCGAGCGAGAAT CGCGCAATTCGCATACTGGTTTCACGAGATAATGTAACCAAAGCTTTGACTCTTACACCTAGGAAGAACTGGGGTGGAAGAGGTACACTCGG GTGTCATATTGTTCCCTACACGGCATCATAG